A genomic region of Anas platyrhynchos isolate ZD024472 breed Pekin duck chromosome 19, IASCAAS_PekinDuck_T2T, whole genome shotgun sequence contains the following coding sequences:
- the LOC101791571 gene encoding uncharacterized protein isoform X2: MNFVHQNQGPGHAAVQDAQRMLAEREERCKSQLQMSGNLFIKHFLKLLTQKKLAEDIKKHYIEKVLHAVFFFGRLHKRMVKPVDFLGPKTCQIMQAKFPRPFEQYSTHLPSLTPYSILLQFGTEEAGCSTQEQMESFLRDFNETLQEELEQEANLKPSQFVFRAAVVSFSIYRDPGDGAATPLFYGASLSCSGLLERKIMIAILCLQTWHKAVAFAVHHGENDLAIVFPDGVQSRAFYYMHGAFVEKEPCVKCRKMFKVDFRPPAGSATENSRWPYGNCAENESLSKLLQGVPGLQERVVSTHTPPQPNTYQAIEQEFADVIENSFRYHLVQLLQKRHFFSHLPLQFF; this comes from the exons GATGCTGGCAGAGCGAGAGGAGCGGTGTAAAAGCCAGTTACAGATGAGTGGGAATCTCTTCATCAAGCACTTCTTGAAGTTGCTGACTCAGAAGAAGCTGGCTGAAGACATCAAAAAGCACTACATAGAAAAG GTGCTGCACGCGGTGTTCTTCTTCGGAAGGCTGCACAAGAGGATGGTGAAACCCGTTGACTTCCTAGGGCCCAAGACTTGCCAGATCATGCAGGCGAAGTTCCCCAGGCCGTTCGAACAGTacagcacccacctccccagccTGACGCCCTACTCCATCCTGCTGCAGTTT GGCACTGAAGAAGCGGGCTGCAGCACCCAAGAGCAAATGGAGTCTTTCTTGCGTGACTTTAACGAAACTCTGCAAGAAGAACTGGAGCAAGAAGCCAACCTGAAGCCCAGTCAGTTCGTCTTCAGAGCTGCAGTTGTTTCTTTCAGCATCTACAGAGACCCTGGGGATGGAGCAGCCACCCCTCTCTTTTATGGAGCGTCCCTGTCCTGCAGCGGGCTGCTGGAGAGGAAGATCATGATTGCCATCCTGTGCTTACAGACCTGGCACAAGGCGGTGGCGTTCGCAGTGCACCACGGGGAGAATGACCTGGCCATCGTGTTCCCTGATGGGGTACAGTCCCGGGCCTTCTACTACATGCACGGAGCCTTCGTGGAAAAGGAGCCCTGCGTGAAATGCAGGAAGATGTTCAAGGTTGACTTCAGGCCACCCGCAGGCAGCGCCACGGAAAATTCCCGATGGCCATACGGAAACTGTGCCGAGAACGAGAGCCTGAGCAAGCTGCTGCAGGGCGTCccggggctgcaggagagggtTGTCTCCACACACACTCCCCCCCAGCCAAACACCTACCAGGCCATTGAGCAAGAATTTGCAGACGTCATAGAAAACAGTTTTAGATATCACCTTGTCCAGTTGCtccagaaaagacattttttttctcaccttcCTCTGCAATTCTTTTGA
- the LOC101791571 gene encoding uncharacterized protein isoform X1 yields the protein MNFVHQNQGPGHAAVQDAQSRMLAEREERCKSQLQMSGNLFIKHFLKLLTQKKLAEDIKKHYIEKVLHAVFFFGRLHKRMVKPVDFLGPKTCQIMQAKFPRPFEQYSTHLPSLTPYSILLQFGTEEAGCSTQEQMESFLRDFNETLQEELEQEANLKPSQFVFRAAVVSFSIYRDPGDGAATPLFYGASLSCSGLLERKIMIAILCLQTWHKAVAFAVHHGENDLAIVFPDGVQSRAFYYMHGAFVEKEPCVKCRKMFKVDFRPPAGSATENSRWPYGNCAENESLSKLLQGVPGLQERVVSTHTPPQPNTYQAIEQEFADVIENSFRYHLVQLLQKRHFFSHLPLQFF from the exons CAGGATGCTGGCAGAGCGAGAGGAGCGGTGTAAAAGCCAGTTACAGATGAGTGGGAATCTCTTCATCAAGCACTTCTTGAAGTTGCTGACTCAGAAGAAGCTGGCTGAAGACATCAAAAAGCACTACATAGAAAAG GTGCTGCACGCGGTGTTCTTCTTCGGAAGGCTGCACAAGAGGATGGTGAAACCCGTTGACTTCCTAGGGCCCAAGACTTGCCAGATCATGCAGGCGAAGTTCCCCAGGCCGTTCGAACAGTacagcacccacctccccagccTGACGCCCTACTCCATCCTGCTGCAGTTT GGCACTGAAGAAGCGGGCTGCAGCACCCAAGAGCAAATGGAGTCTTTCTTGCGTGACTTTAACGAAACTCTGCAAGAAGAACTGGAGCAAGAAGCCAACCTGAAGCCCAGTCAGTTCGTCTTCAGAGCTGCAGTTGTTTCTTTCAGCATCTACAGAGACCCTGGGGATGGAGCAGCCACCCCTCTCTTTTATGGAGCGTCCCTGTCCTGCAGCGGGCTGCTGGAGAGGAAGATCATGATTGCCATCCTGTGCTTACAGACCTGGCACAAGGCGGTGGCGTTCGCAGTGCACCACGGGGAGAATGACCTGGCCATCGTGTTCCCTGATGGGGTACAGTCCCGGGCCTTCTACTACATGCACGGAGCCTTCGTGGAAAAGGAGCCCTGCGTGAAATGCAGGAAGATGTTCAAGGTTGACTTCAGGCCACCCGCAGGCAGCGCCACGGAAAATTCCCGATGGCCATACGGAAACTGTGCCGAGAACGAGAGCCTGAGCAAGCTGCTGCAGGGCGTCccggggctgcaggagagggtTGTCTCCACACACACTCCCCCCCAGCCAAACACCTACCAGGCCATTGAGCAAGAATTTGCAGACGTCATAGAAAACAGTTTTAGATATCACCTTGTCCAGTTGCtccagaaaagacattttttttctcaccttcCTCTGCAATTCTTTTGA
- the LOC101791571 gene encoding uncharacterized protein isoform X3: protein MLAEREERCKSQLQMSGNLFIKHFLKLLTQKKLAEDIKKHYIEKVLHAVFFFGRLHKRMVKPVDFLGPKTCQIMQAKFPRPFEQYSTHLPSLTPYSILLQFGTEEAGCSTQEQMESFLRDFNETLQEELEQEANLKPSQFVFRAAVVSFSIYRDPGDGAATPLFYGASLSCSGLLERKIMIAILCLQTWHKAVAFAVHHGENDLAIVFPDGVQSRAFYYMHGAFVEKEPCVKCRKMFKVDFRPPAGSATENSRWPYGNCAENESLSKLLQGVPGLQERVVSTHTPPQPNTYQAIEQEFADVIENSFRYHLVQLLQKRHFFSHLPLQFF from the exons ATGCTGGCAGAGCGAGAGGAGCGGTGTAAAAGCCAGTTACAGATGAGTGGGAATCTCTTCATCAAGCACTTCTTGAAGTTGCTGACTCAGAAGAAGCTGGCTGAAGACATCAAAAAGCACTACATAGAAAAG GTGCTGCACGCGGTGTTCTTCTTCGGAAGGCTGCACAAGAGGATGGTGAAACCCGTTGACTTCCTAGGGCCCAAGACTTGCCAGATCATGCAGGCGAAGTTCCCCAGGCCGTTCGAACAGTacagcacccacctccccagccTGACGCCCTACTCCATCCTGCTGCAGTTT GGCACTGAAGAAGCGGGCTGCAGCACCCAAGAGCAAATGGAGTCTTTCTTGCGTGACTTTAACGAAACTCTGCAAGAAGAACTGGAGCAAGAAGCCAACCTGAAGCCCAGTCAGTTCGTCTTCAGAGCTGCAGTTGTTTCTTTCAGCATCTACAGAGACCCTGGGGATGGAGCAGCCACCCCTCTCTTTTATGGAGCGTCCCTGTCCTGCAGCGGGCTGCTGGAGAGGAAGATCATGATTGCCATCCTGTGCTTACAGACCTGGCACAAGGCGGTGGCGTTCGCAGTGCACCACGGGGAGAATGACCTGGCCATCGTGTTCCCTGATGGGGTACAGTCCCGGGCCTTCTACTACATGCACGGAGCCTTCGTGGAAAAGGAGCCCTGCGTGAAATGCAGGAAGATGTTCAAGGTTGACTTCAGGCCACCCGCAGGCAGCGCCACGGAAAATTCCCGATGGCCATACGGAAACTGTGCCGAGAACGAGAGCCTGAGCAAGCTGCTGCAGGGCGTCccggggctgcaggagagggtTGTCTCCACACACACTCCCCCCCAGCCAAACACCTACCAGGCCATTGAGCAAGAATTTGCAGACGTCATAGAAAACAGTTTTAGATATCACCTTGTCCAGTTGCtccagaaaagacattttttttctcaccttcCTCTGCAATTCTTTTGA